CCTGGCGGGGTCAGAGGTTCCGCTATCAGAACGCGCTGATAGATCGGGTCCGGAGCCGAGGTTTTTCATTCTTCTGAACGGTCAGAACAGTGTTGCGAATAACACATATTCACCCCTTGTAGTGCATCCGAACCCCACAGAAAAACACTATCCTCGGTCCAGTCGTTGACTGGGCGGAGGCCGGAACAGCGACGCTGCCCGCACATCCGTAGGGTCAACGACGAAGTAAGCGGGCGTGGTTCTCCACGTCTGGTGAGGGCCGCCGCCCCTGCTCCAACTGCCAGGAAGGGAGGGGCGGCGGTTTCCGGCCAACACCGTCATTGCTCGTCGCTCGCGCGCATCACCTACAGGTGATTTGCATTCGCGATCATCTCGTTGCATCCGCTATGGATAGATCGCCCGGGCAATCACTTAGCCGGACAGCAGGCAGCCGCCAATTCGAGTGGCAATTAGCCGACGCCGGAGAGCCAAAAACTCCTGCTGAGCGTCGCCGCATCCCATGCCGGACATGATGCTTTGACGAAGACACGCCCAATATGCGAACCAAGCGGCCCTTGAGGTGTTTCGTATGTGGCGTTGGCCATACCGAACGAGGGGCCAACTGGCGCGTTAAGTGCATTTACATGCGCTCCCGATCGCAAAGTTGCGGAATACCCGTCGGTAAGTATGGTCGCTATGGCGCGCGATGAGAGCTATACGGGCCAATGTCCCTGAAGCGGAGGGGAATTGTAGTGACACCCTCCGACAGCTGACGGCTGACGCTTTGTCAGTGGTTAGTGCGGGTTTAGTTGCGTCGAGCGACGTGGCTGCGTTAACTACACGACACCTGTCCGCGGGCAGGCGTACGTTCCGACGTGGTGTTCCCCCTTCCTGGCAGTTGGAGCCGAACACCCCGTCAGCCCCTCACCAGACGGACCCCGGCACATGACCGAGGGCCACGAGATCCAAGGAGAACCTGTATGGCCGAACGCAAGCGCCGGCGACACCTCGAGGTCAACCTCGACGAGCACGTGACCTTCTCCGTCCGCATCTCCCCCAAAGCGCTGCGGTGGGCCTGGGCCGTGTGCATCACGGTGGGCAGCACCGCTTGGTACACGCTGACGCACTAGGCCCTCCACGGGGCCCGCAGCGCGCCGGCGAGGCCGAGAAGCCGCCGCCCCCGGGGTCCGGGGACGGCGGCTCATCCATTCGCCCACGGCCTGAGCGGCGTCCCCGCCGTGAGAGGCCCCCGCCGCGAGAGGCCCCCGCCGTGAGAGGCCCCCGCCGTGAGAGACGCAGGTCACATTCGGGCCTGTCACATCTCTCCGAGCCGTTCCGTCAGGGAGGTGTCACCACGGCAACCACATAGGAGAGCCCATCATGGACGCTCGCTTGAACCTCTTCGGCAACCCGCTCCTCGGCACGTTCCTCAAGCACCTCAACTCCGCGGGCAAGGTGATCGGCGACTCGGCGCTGCCCGCCGCGACGCAGGAGCTGGTGAAGATCCGCGCCAGCCAGATCAACGGCTGCGGCTTCTGCACCGACATGCACACCAAGGACGCCGCGAAGGCCGGGGAGACCTCGACGCGCCTGAACCTGGTCGCGGTCTGGCGGGAGGCCACGGTGTTCACCGACGCCGAGCGCGCCGCCCTGGAGCTGGCCGAGCAGGGCACCCGCATCGCCGACGCGGCCGGTGGTGTCACGGACGAGGCGTGGGCGAAGGCCGCCGAGCACTACGACGAGGAGCAGCTCGCCGCTCTGGTGTCGATCATCGCCATCATCAACACCTACAACCGGCTGAACGTCATCGTCCAGCAGCCCGCCGGCGACTACCAGCCCGGCCAGTTCGGCTGAGGCCCGGCGCCCAGCGGCCGTCACGCGCCGCGCTGAGCGGCGCGTGACGGCCGCTCGGATCAATCGATG
This genomic interval from Streptomyces asiaticus contains the following:
- a CDS encoding carboxymuconolactone decarboxylase family protein is translated as MDARLNLFGNPLLGTFLKHLNSAGKVIGDSALPAATQELVKIRASQINGCGFCTDMHTKDAAKAGETSTRLNLVAVWREATVFTDAERAALELAEQGTRIADAAGGVTDEAWAKAAEHYDEEQLAALVSIIAIINTYNRLNVIVQQPAGDYQPGQFG